One window of Xanthomonas sp. 10-10 genomic DNA carries:
- the nirB gene encoding nitrite reductase large subunit NirB, translated as MAGIRTVEELLKLMPGMYHITVFGAEPHPNYNRILLSPVLAGEQEFDDIVLNPLQWYRDNGIHLHLNKEVTRIDRVRRRVIAADGTEAEYDRLLIATGSVPFVLPIPGNELKGVIGYRDIQDTRTMIDTARTRQHAVVIGGGLLGLEAANGLKVRGMDVTVVHLAGWLLERQLDPVAGNLLQQALRARGLEFRLSTATSALLGNAQGEVIGVKFADGSEIPADLVVMAAGIRPNTRLAEDAGIHCSRGIVVNDSLQSFDPRVYAVGECANHRGIAYGLVAPLFEQAKVCANHLAQFGIGIYRGSVASTKLKVTGIDLFSAGDFMGGDGCEEIVLSDPAGGVYKKLVIRDDVLVGACLYGDTSDGGWYFKLLKDGTPIQAQRDQLIFGESALGDAGTGGQDRASAMADSDEVCGCNGVCKGTIVKAISEQGLFTVDEVKKHTKAASSCGSCTGLVEQILMNCLGSNFQETPKTKAVCACTDLSHGEVRRAIREHRLLTHAQAYAFMEWRTPNGCATCRPAINYYMLSSWPHEAIDDPQSRFINERAHANIQKDGTFSVIPQMKGGVTNAGELRRIADVADKYAVPMVKVTGGQRIDLLGVRKEDLVDVWRDLGMPSGHAYGKSIRTVKTCVGSEFCRFGTQNSTQMGIDLETMLANMWSPHKVKLAVSGCPRNCAESGIKDVGIIAVDSGWELHVGGNGGIKTEVARFLVKVSTAEEVREYTGAFLQLYREQAYYLDRTVHYIARVGLDYIRAQVVDDAANRRALYERLLYSLEGLVDPWKARIAGERRQEYQPLRIAAPAATVEE; from the coding sequence ATGGCCGGCATCCGCACCGTGGAGGAACTGCTCAAGCTGATGCCGGGCATGTACCACATCACCGTGTTCGGCGCCGAGCCGCATCCCAACTACAACCGCATCCTGCTGTCGCCGGTGCTGGCCGGCGAGCAGGAGTTCGACGACATCGTGCTCAACCCGTTGCAGTGGTACCGCGACAACGGCATCCATCTGCACTTGAACAAGGAAGTCACGCGCATCGACCGCGTGCGTCGCCGCGTGATTGCCGCCGATGGTACCGAAGCCGAGTACGACCGGCTGTTGATCGCCACCGGCTCGGTACCGTTCGTGTTGCCAATTCCCGGCAATGAATTGAAAGGCGTGATCGGGTACCGCGATATCCAGGATACCCGCACCATGATCGATACCGCGCGCACCAGGCAGCACGCGGTGGTGATCGGTGGCGGCCTGCTTGGCCTGGAAGCAGCCAACGGCCTGAAGGTACGCGGCATGGACGTGACCGTGGTGCATCTGGCCGGGTGGTTGCTGGAGCGCCAGCTCGACCCGGTGGCCGGCAATCTGCTGCAGCAGGCACTGCGCGCGCGCGGGCTGGAGTTCAGGCTGAGTACCGCGACCAGTGCCTTGCTGGGCAATGCGCAGGGCGAGGTGATTGGCGTGAAGTTCGCCGATGGCAGCGAGATCCCGGCCGATCTGGTGGTGATGGCAGCGGGCATCCGCCCGAACACCCGCCTGGCCGAAGACGCCGGCATCCATTGCTCGCGCGGCATCGTGGTCAACGACAGTCTGCAGAGCTTCGATCCGCGCGTGTACGCAGTGGGCGAGTGCGCAAACCACCGTGGCATTGCGTACGGCCTGGTGGCACCGTTGTTCGAGCAGGCCAAGGTGTGCGCGAATCACCTGGCGCAGTTCGGCATCGGCATCTACCGCGGTTCGGTGGCCTCGACCAAGCTCAAGGTCACCGGGATCGACCTGTTTTCGGCCGGCGATTTCATGGGCGGCGATGGCTGCGAGGAGATCGTGCTGTCCGATCCGGCCGGCGGGGTCTACAAGAAGCTGGTGATCCGCGACGATGTGCTGGTCGGCGCCTGCCTGTACGGCGACACCAGCGATGGCGGCTGGTACTTCAAGCTGCTCAAGGACGGCACGCCGATCCAGGCGCAGCGCGACCAGTTGATCTTCGGCGAGAGCGCACTCGGCGATGCCGGTACCGGCGGGCAGGACCGCGCCAGTGCGATGGCCGACAGCGACGAGGTCTGCGGCTGCAACGGCGTGTGCAAGGGCACGATTGTCAAAGCCATCAGCGAGCAGGGGCTGTTCACCGTCGATGAGGTGAAGAAGCACACCAAGGCGGCCAGTTCCTGCGGCTCGTGCACGGGGCTGGTCGAGCAGATCCTGATGAACTGCCTGGGCTCCAACTTCCAGGAAACGCCGAAAACCAAGGCCGTCTGCGCCTGCACCGATCTGAGCCATGGCGAGGTGCGACGCGCCATTCGCGAGCACAGGTTGCTGACCCATGCACAGGCCTACGCCTTCATGGAATGGCGCACGCCCAATGGTTGCGCGACCTGCCGGCCGGCGATCAACTACTACATGTTGTCGAGCTGGCCGCACGAGGCCATCGACGATCCGCAGTCGCGCTTCATCAACGAGCGTGCGCACGCCAACATCCAGAAGGACGGCACCTTCTCGGTGATTCCGCAGATGAAGGGCGGGGTGACCAATGCCGGCGAGCTGCGCCGCATTGCCGATGTCGCCGACAAGTACGCCGTGCCGATGGTCAAGGTGACCGGTGGCCAGCGCATCGATCTGCTCGGGGTCCGGAAGGAAGACCTGGTGGATGTGTGGCGCGATCTGGGCATGCCCTCCGGCCACGCCTACGGCAAGTCGATCCGCACGGTGAAGACCTGCGTGGGCAGCGAGTTCTGCCGTTTCGGCACCCAGAACAGCACGCAGATGGGCATCGACCTGGAAACCATGCTGGCCAATATGTGGAGCCCGCACAAGGTGAAGCTGGCGGTATCCGGCTGCCCGCGCAACTGCGCCGAATCCGGCATCAAGGATGTCGGCATCATCGCTGTGGACTCGGGGTGGGAGCTGCATGTCGGTGGCAATGGCGGCATCAAGACCGAGGTGGCCCGCTTCCTGGTCAAGGTGAGCACCGCCGAGGAAGTGCGCGAATACACCGGTGCGTTCCTGCAGCTGTATCGCGAGCAGGCGTATTACCTGGATCGCACCGTGCACTACATCGCACGGGTGGGGCTGGATTACATCCGCGCACAGGTGGTGGATGACGCGGCCAACCGACGTGCGTTGTACGAGCGCCTGCTGTATTCGCTGGAAGGCCTGGTCGACCCGTGGAAGGCACGCATCGCCGGCGAGCGGCGTCAGGAATACCAACCGCTGCGTATCGCGGCGCCTGCGGCAACGGTGGAGGAATGA
- the nirD gene encoding nitrite reductase small subunit NirD, translated as MSMPNHAWVRVCALQDLPVLGARVLKVDGLPAIAIFRTASDQVFALRDRCPHKGGPLSQGIVAGDTVTCPLHGWAIGLQSGQACAPDVGCAPRYPIKVEAEAVWIVLQPVEQDDAVTEPAT; from the coding sequence ATGAGCATGCCCAATCACGCATGGGTGCGCGTGTGCGCGCTGCAGGACCTGCCGGTGCTGGGCGCACGCGTGCTGAAGGTCGATGGACTGCCGGCGATCGCCATCTTTCGCACTGCCAGCGATCAGGTGTTTGCACTACGCGACCGTTGCCCGCACAAGGGTGGGCCGTTGTCCCAGGGCATCGTGGCTGGCGACACCGTGACCTGCCCCCTGCATGGCTGGGCGATCGGCTTGCAGAGCGGGCAGGCCTGCGCGCCCGACGTGGGCTGCGCGCCGCGCTATCCGATCAAGGTGGAGGCCGAGGCGGTGTGGATCGTCCTGCAGCCGGTAGAGCAGGACGATGCCGTGACCGAGCCGGCAACATGA
- the cobA gene encoding uroporphyrinogen-III C-methyltransferase, with translation MVLLSAGPGDLELLTIKAVKALSVAQVLLLDDLANPDIVELAPQARVIRVGKRGGCRSTPQEFICRLMRRYALQGLRVVRVKGGDALLFGRAGEEIDFLRRAGVGVQVINGVSAAFAAAASLEVSLTHRSHCHGITFVTAHTHDHGEPNWGALAASGTTLGIYMGLRRADALATALLLHLPASTPAAIVQAATRPEQQRRLTTLGELGTTAAALLPGLPTLLLVGDALSEASLACDDRFGAVQQQAAG, from the coding sequence GTGGTGTTGTTGTCTGCCGGCCCTGGCGATCTGGAACTGCTCACCATCAAGGCGGTGAAGGCGCTATCAGTGGCGCAGGTGCTGCTGCTGGACGACCTGGCCAACCCCGACATCGTCGAGCTGGCACCGCAGGCGCGCGTGATCCGCGTCGGCAAACGCGGTGGTTGTCGTTCCACGCCGCAGGAGTTCATCTGCCGGTTGATGCGGCGTTACGCGTTGCAGGGGTTGCGCGTGGTGCGGGTCAAGGGCGGCGATGCGTTGTTGTTCGGCCGCGCGGGCGAAGAGATCGACTTCCTGCGCCGCGCCGGCGTGGGCGTGCAGGTGATCAATGGCGTGAGCGCTGCGTTCGCTGCCGCAGCATCGCTGGAAGTGTCACTGACCCACCGCAGCCACTGCCACGGCATCACCTTCGTCACCGCGCACACGCACGACCATGGTGAGCCGAACTGGGGGGCGCTGGCGGCCAGCGGTACAACGCTGGGCATCTACATGGGGTTGCGCCGCGCAGACGCGTTGGCCACGGCGCTGCTACTGCATCTTCCGGCCAGCACGCCGGCCGCCATCGTGCAGGCGGCCACGCGACCGGAGCAGCAGCGCAGGCTGACCACGCTGGGCGAGCTGGGAACTACTGCGGCAGCGCTGCTACCAGGTCTGCCCACCTTGCTGTTGGTGGGCGATGCATTGTCCGAAGCATCGCTGGCCTGCGACGACCGCTTCGGTGCGGTGCAGCAGCAGGCGGCAGGGTAA
- a CDS encoding KGG domain-containing protein — protein sequence MEDGQNSTRSRRGFAALDPEKRRVLASSGGKAAHASGNAHEFTSDEAREAGRKGGQAVSRDRDHMSRIGSKGGRSKQAKPQEESA from the coding sequence GTGGAAGACGGACAGAACAGTACTCGTAGCCGGCGCGGCTTCGCCGCATTGGACCCGGAGAAGCGTCGCGTGCTGGCCAGCAGCGGTGGCAAGGCTGCGCACGCCAGTGGTAACGCGCACGAATTCACTAGCGACGAGGCACGGGAAGCAGGTCGGAAAGGCGGCCAGGCAGTGAGCCGCGACCGTGATCATATGTCGCGTATCGGCAGCAAGGGCGGGCGATCCAAGCAGGCCAAGCCGCAGGAAGAATCCGCGTAA
- a CDS encoding M14 family metallocarboxypeptidase produces MTTHLDYPIGTPGQPWGDGERSAWRARQSVQRSYASEVVRLIEAVDERYQCVHYGTIEAGPAQYPLLALRSAVWDSTLPCALVTGGVHGYETSGVQGALLFLQQRAADYAGRINLLVAPCVNPWGYERIQRWNAEAVDPNRSFRANSPAAESAALMQLVAATAGNMLVHIDLHETTDSDESEFRPALAARDGVPFVPGSIPDGFYLVGDSQDPQAAFQQAVIAAVERVTHIAPADAQGQIIGAPVTGHGVINYPVRRLGLCAGITDARYRTTTEVYPDSPRATPQQCNAAQVAAICAALDYALSQA; encoded by the coding sequence ATGACGACGCATCTCGATTACCCGATCGGTACGCCTGGCCAGCCGTGGGGCGATGGCGAACGCAGTGCATGGCGCGCGCGTCAGTCAGTGCAGCGCAGTTACGCATCGGAGGTGGTACGGCTCATCGAGGCCGTGGATGAGCGCTACCAATGCGTGCACTACGGCACCATCGAAGCAGGCCCCGCGCAGTACCCGCTGCTGGCATTGCGCAGTGCCGTATGGGACAGCACGCTGCCGTGCGCATTGGTGACCGGCGGCGTGCATGGGTACGAAACCAGTGGCGTGCAGGGCGCGCTGCTGTTTTTGCAGCAACGTGCTGCCGATTATGCGGGCAGGATCAACCTGCTGGTTGCACCGTGCGTCAATCCGTGGGGCTATGAGCGTATCCAGCGCTGGAATGCCGAGGCGGTCGATCCGAACCGCTCATTTCGTGCCAACAGCCCAGCCGCAGAGTCGGCGGCCCTGATGCAACTGGTCGCCGCAACGGCGGGCAACATGCTGGTGCATATCGACCTGCACGAAACCACGGACAGCGATGAAAGCGAGTTCCGTCCTGCGTTGGCGGCGCGCGATGGCGTGCCGTTCGTGCCTGGCAGCATTCCGGACGGGTTCTATCTGGTGGGCGATAGTCAAGACCCGCAAGCGGCGTTTCAACAGGCGGTGATCGCGGCAGTGGAGCGGGTCACCCATATCGCACCGGCCGATGCGCAGGGGCAGATCATCGGTGCGCCGGTGACCGGCCATGGCGTGATCAATTACCCGGTACGACGCCTGGGCCTGTGCGCCGGCATCACCGATGCGCGCTATCGCACCACCACCGAGGTGTATCCGGACAGCCCACGCGCAACGCCGCAGCAGTGCAATGCCGCGCAGGTCGCGGCGATTTGTGCGGCACTGGATTACGCGCTCTCACAAGCGTGA
- a CDS encoding EAL domain-containing protein, whose product MIFNTEPDDMTLASGDKSPERQFDWSGVPIDLGGMEPLEQIARLLCHALVAPAAALTITEAGRMRVLASRGISTHQVEQAIALCQRAPAASNGVTELIEHPALEPIQLGDSAFPGLPARFIACVPVGAPQAGITGTLCVIDTRERRLASQEHQQLLMFANVAAAQLELQFGAGRREPHSGLLNARQLQSDLDALAFGSHSVPTIAAFIEVYDTQAANEARQALGMQPLEELIRHASYVLTRALRGKATVYHVAPMRFAFFLLNSAPDEMEDLLLDLRDMLHKPVDAAGVPMSLTFHAGVVRFAPQQPDTNDVMRKGLVSLGDAISNNAVMCWYSASQDDAIQRSYRLALDAEKALDAGDFRLVFQPRIDLQDLSVIGFEALLRWRHASLGPIGPDEFIPLFEKTALMCTVTNWVIESALLQLAQWRSQGLDFSISINLSSRDFGNINLAADVINRCKDLAIPTSRIELEITEGRWLRSNVEAIPRLRALRDAGVSVAIDDFGTGYSNFGYLTELPVNVLKLDRSLVTGIASKAGMQMRAEAVVRLASALGYRTVAEGIEHADEIALLRSWGCDEAQGYLLSKPIEAQLVATYVQDATAQRRLP is encoded by the coding sequence GTGATCTTCAACACGGAACCTGACGACATGACGCTTGCTTCGGGAGACAAATCACCGGAACGCCAGTTCGACTGGTCCGGCGTGCCGATCGATCTCGGCGGGATGGAGCCGCTCGAACAGATCGCTCGCCTGCTCTGCCATGCGCTGGTCGCACCGGCAGCGGCACTGACCATTACCGAAGCCGGCCGCATGCGTGTGCTCGCATCGCGCGGCATCAGCACCCATCAGGTCGAGCAAGCCATCGCGCTGTGTCAGCGTGCCCCCGCCGCCTCCAACGGGGTGACGGAGTTGATCGAACATCCCGCGCTTGAGCCGATTCAACTCGGCGACTCCGCTTTCCCCGGACTGCCTGCACGCTTTATCGCCTGCGTCCCGGTCGGTGCGCCGCAAGCGGGCATCACAGGCACACTGTGCGTGATCGACACGCGCGAGCGCCGCCTTGCCAGCCAGGAACACCAGCAGCTGCTGATGTTTGCCAATGTGGCCGCTGCGCAGCTGGAGTTGCAGTTCGGCGCGGGCCGGCGTGAACCACATAGCGGCCTGCTCAATGCGCGTCAGCTGCAATCGGACCTGGATGCCCTGGCCTTCGGCAGCCACAGCGTGCCGACCATCGCGGCCTTCATCGAGGTCTACGACACCCAGGCGGCCAACGAGGCACGCCAGGCGCTGGGCATGCAGCCGCTGGAAGAGCTGATCCGTCATGCCAGCTACGTGCTGACACGCGCCCTGCGTGGCAAGGCCACCGTCTATCACGTCGCCCCGATGCGCTTTGCTTTTTTTCTGCTGAACTCAGCGCCCGACGAGATGGAAGACCTGTTGCTGGATTTGCGCGACATGCTGCACAAGCCGGTGGATGCCGCCGGTGTGCCGATGTCGCTGACGTTCCATGCCGGTGTGGTGCGCTTCGCACCGCAACAACCGGACACCAACGATGTGATGCGCAAGGGGCTGGTCTCGCTGGGCGATGCCATCAGCAACAATGCGGTGATGTGCTGGTACAGCGCATCGCAGGACGACGCGATCCAGCGCTCGTATCGGCTGGCGCTGGACGCGGAAAAGGCGCTGGACGCTGGCGATTTCCGGCTGGTGTTCCAGCCACGCATCGACCTGCAGGATCTGTCGGTGATCGGATTCGAAGCGCTGCTGCGCTGGCGGCATGCCAGCCTGGGCCCGATCGGCCCGGACGAGTTCATTCCATTGTTCGAAAAGACCGCGCTGATGTGCACGGTCACCAACTGGGTGATCGAAAGCGCATTGCTGCAACTGGCGCAATGGCGATCGCAAGGCCTGGATTTTTCCATCTCGATCAATCTGTCCTCGCGCGATTTCGGCAACATCAACCTGGCCGCCGATGTGATCAATCGTTGCAAGGACCTGGCCATCCCCACCAGCCGAATCGAGCTGGAAATCACCGAAGGCCGCTGGTTGCGCAGCAATGTCGAGGCCATTCCGCGGCTGCGCGCATTACGCGACGCTGGCGTCAGCGTGGCCATCGACGATTTCGGTACCGGCTACAGCAATTTCGGCTACCTCACCGAACTGCCTGTCAATGTGCTCAAGCTGGATCGCTCGCTGGTCACCGGCATCGCCAGCAAGGCAGGCATGCAGATGCGCGCAGAAGCGGTGGTGCGCCTGGCCAGCGCGCTGGGCTATCGCACCGTTGCCGAGGGCATCGAGCATGCCGACGAGATTGCGTTGCTGCGAAGCTGGGGCTGCGATGAGGCCCAGGGGTATCTGTTGTCCAAGCCGATTGAGGCGCAACTGGTTGCGACCTATGTGCAGGACGCCACCGCGCAGCGACGCCTGCCCTGA